A window of the Lactuca sativa cultivar Salinas chromosome 5, Lsat_Salinas_v11, whole genome shotgun sequence genome harbors these coding sequences:
- the LOC111906160 gene encoding 2-oxoglutarate-dependent dioxygenase 19: MSSNGAPTSLEPQDPMPVIDYSLLTSGTAHERSKVIQDIGKACEDWGCFMLVNHGIPEILIAEMMHASNEFFNMTTEEKLEFEAHGVLDPIRCSTGFNPDNKNKDLLWREYLRLIVHPDFNCPHKPPGFSELASIYVKKTRMVAMELVKGVSESLGFEASYMNEELNLDSGFQLLAINYYPSLMEFDGKRGLMPHTDHGLLTLLYENGVPGLEVLQNGKWIGMSDVPNAFAILNSDHMEIFSNGKYKSKLHRTIVKDKRTRITLVNPNGPSLDTTVGPSSRLLEHDTCLPRYLPMKYSEYLKLQTKLTMEGKHAFDKIRLL, translated from the exons ATGTCTTCCAATGGTGCGCCAACTTCTTTGGAGCCACAAGATCCGATGCCCGTCATCGACTACTCCTTACTCACGTCTGGAACTGCTCACGAGCGTTCGAAAGTCATCCAAGATATTGGTAAAGCTTGTGAAGATTGGGGATGCTTCATG TTGGTGAATCATGGGATCCCAGAGATTTTGATTGCAGAAATGATGCACGCGTCGAATGAGTTTTTCAATATGACAACAGAAGAAAAGCTTGAATTTGAAGCTCATGGTGTTTTGGATCCGATAAGATGTAGTACAGGCTTCAATCCCGACAACAAAAACAAAGACTTGTTGTGGAGGGAATATCTTCGGCTCATTGTTCATCCTGATTTTAATTGTCCTCACAAACCACCTGGTTTCAG TGAACTTGCATCGATTTATGTCAAAAAGACACGTATGGTTGCAATGGAATTGGTGAAAGGGGTTTCAGAAAGCCTAGGGTTTGAAGCATCGTACATGAACGAAGAACTAAATTTAGACTCGGGGTTTCAGTTGTTAGCAATCAACTATTATCCCTCTCTCATGGAGTTTGATGGTAAACGAGGGTTAATGCCACATACGGATCATGGGCTCTTGACTCTACTCTATGAAAATGGTGTTCCTGGTCTTGAAGTTCTTCAAAACGGGAAATGGATTGGTATGAGTGATGTTCCAAATGCATTCGCAATACTAAATTCAGATCATATGGAG ATATTTAGCAATGGGAAATACAAAAGTAAGTTGCATCGAACAATCGTCAAGGATAAACGTACAAGAATCACACTAGTGAATCCCAACGGTCCATCACTTGACACCACCGTGGGCCCATCATCAAGGCTTCTAGAACATGACACGTGTCTCCCTCGCTATCTCCCAATGAAATATAGCGAATATCTCAAGTTGCAAACTAAACTCACAATGGAAGGAAAGCACGCCTTCGACAAAATCCGACTCTTATAA
- the LOC111906149 gene encoding uncharacterized protein LOC111906149 translates to MSPAAPIEPTKKTLPESSSSGDLSPERTGLENHRRFGDLRGVQWRIDLGILPPSSSSVDEFRRVIANSRRRYAALRRRLLINPHISKDESNFRDHVMDNPLSQNPDSMWGRFFHKAELEKMVDQDLSRLYPEHGSYFQTPGCQGVLRRILLLWCIRHPNYGYRQGMHELLAPLLYVLQADLSRLSQVRKQYQDYFTDNFDGLSFTESDFEKTDDITTQNNQSKLNNFHSLDPKIQTIISFSDAYGAEGELGIILSEKFIEHDAYSIFDALMNGDKGAVAMANFFSHSQTGIPPVIEASSQLYHLLSIVDLSLYTHLVELGVEPQYFALRWLRVLFGREFALEDLLVIWDEIFSLDNARLTPSSESESELNSGVLKSTRGAFISALAVSMILYLRSSLLATENATSCLQRLLNFPEDVNVGKLVKKAKSLMNVAIDAINSVHGGGARFKRSKSRSHSLPSDPGAAPPGSPGVPESYWEEKWRVLLKEEEEQKQANLHKHVRNRIKGWSERVKMRLSRTESARLLSKVSQIKTGPTQSQPQLQSPVTVTKAMAMDESHEAASVFSDAVSHIDMEVSSVASNSSVNEVASPLPVSDPPEEIFNKEGQSDNSPKLGENFRERRVLSGKFPWSWMFARNGNEGSSSTSEPVFEFDHSKNGMAIPSSSSSSSSSSSCTTSKPEVVEQSLKNLARSMIENIEVIESVFQQEKDQNDPIENFVGRGQFKAMGALKELRKISDILSQM, encoded by the exons ATGTCACCTGCGGCTCCAATCGAGCCGACGAAGAAGACATTGCCGGAATCGTCGTCGTCGGGAGACTTATCACCGGAGAGAACCGGTTTGGAGAATCATCGCCGTTTTGGAGACCTAAGAGGGGTTCAATGGCGTATAGATTTGGGGATTTTACCTCCTTCTTCCTCTTCCGTTGATGAGTTTCGTCGTGTAATCGCCAATTCCCGTAGAAG ATATGCAGCTTTAAGGAGGAGGCTTCTTATCAATCCTCATATTTCCAAAGATGAAAGCAATTTTCGTGATCATGTTATGGACAATCCTCTTTCACAAAACCCTG ATAGCATGTGGGGTCGCTTTTTTCATAAAGCTGAATTAGAGAAAATGGTTGACCAGGATTTATCAAGGTTGTATCCTGAACATGGTAGCTACTTTCAGACACCTGGTTGCCAAGGTGTATTGAGAAGGATTTTGTTGCTTTGGTGTATTAGACATCCAAACTATGGCTACAGACAAG gaaTGCATGAACTTCTTGCTCCATTATTATACGTCCTTCAAGCCGATTTATCGCGTCTTTCACAAGTCCGAAAACAATACCAAGATTACTTCACTGACAATTTCGACGGCTTATCATTCACCGAATCCGATTTCGAAAAAACCGATGACATCACAACCCAAAACAACCAATCAAAACTCAACAACTTCCATTCCCTCGACCCCAAAATCCAAACAATCATCTCATTTAGCGACGCATACGGAGCCGAGGGCGAATTAGGAATTATCCTCTCCGAAAAATTCATCGAACACGACGCCTACTCTATCTTCGACGCTTTAATGAACGGTGACAAAGGCGCAGTTGCCATGGCAAACTTTTTTTCCCATTCTCAGACAGGAATACCCCCCGTGATTGAAGCCTCATCGCAATTATACCATTTGTTATCAATCGTTGATTTGTCTCTATACACTCATTTAGTCGAGCTAGGAGTTGAACCGCAGTACTTCGCGCTTCGATGGCTACGTGTTCTTTTCGGACGCGAGTTTGCCCTCGAGGACCTTTTGGTCATTTGGGACGAAATTTTCTCCCTCGACAACGCTCGGTTAACTCCCTCGTCGGAATCGGAATCGGAATTGAATTCCGGGGTTTTGAAATCGACACGCGGCGCGTTCATTTCCGCGCTTGCGGTTTCGATGATTCTTTATTTGCGGTCGTCGCTTCTCGCGACGGAAAACGCGACTTCGTGTTTGCAACGACTGTTGAACTTTCCGGAAGATGTTAATGTTGGGAAGCTTGTGAAAAAAGCTAAATCTTTAATGAATGTCGCGATCGATGCGATTAATTCGGTTCATGGAGGTGGGGCCCGGTTTAAGAGGAGTAAGTCGAGGAGTCACAGTCTCCCGTCTGACCCCGGGGCTGCCCCTCCGGGCAGCCCCGGGGTGCCCGAGAGTTATTGGGAGGAGAAATGGAGAGTTTTgttgaaagaagaagaagaacaaaaaCAAGCGAATTTACATAAACATGTGAGAAACCGGATTAAAGGGTGGTCAGAGAGAGTCAAGATGCGGTTATCAAGAACCGAATCCGCGAGACTTCTTTCCAAAGTGAGTCAAATCAAAACGGGCCCCACTCAGTCACAGCCACAGTTACAGTCGCCTGTTACAGTTACAAAAGCCATGGCTATGGATGAAAGTCATGAAGCCGCCTCGGTTTTTTCCGATGCGGTTTCTCATATTGACATGGAAGTAAGCAGTGTGGCGTCGAATTCTTCGGTTAATGAAGTGGCTTCACCTTTACCGGTTTCGGACCCGCCTGAAGAGATTTTTAATAAGGAGGGGCAAAGTGACAATTCGCCAAAGTTGGGGGAGAATTTTCGGGAAAGAAGAGTTCTTTCGGGAAAGTTTCCGTGGTCATGGATGTTTGCAAGAAATGGGAATGAGGGTTCTTCGTCTACTTCTGAGCCTGTTTTTGAATTTGATCATTCAAAGAATGGAATGGCtataccatcatcatcatcatcatcatcatcatcatcatcatgtacAACTAGCAAACCGGAAGTTGTTGAACAGAGTTTGAAAAATCTTGCTCGATCCATGATTGAAAATATCGAg GTGATTGAATCTGTTTTCCAGCAAGAAAAAGACCAAAATGACCCTATAGAGAACTTTGTAGGCAGAGGACAATTTAAAGCCATGGGAGCTCTTAAAGAGCTTCGAAAAATTAGCGACATTTTATCACAAATGTAA